ATTTCACACCTTTAGAATCCTCGGTTATATCATATTTGCCTATATAAACAGCTACGCCCGCTATCTCGTCGCCAAATTTATTTGTGCTGTCTGTATACGTTCCGTTCCATTTCTTTCCTGTCGGTTTGCCGTTACTTAAGCATTTTTGGAAGGAAGCCGAATATTTATTCCCCACCTTTTGAAACGTGCATACTCCATAAAAACCGGTAAACGTGTTTTCGTCTAAATCTTGGGGCAAAGCCATAGTTTTAGAGACGACTTTGGTCGTCGCCTTTTTATTTTTACCTTTCCCTGTCGTGACTTTAACCGTCTCTTTGTATTTGATCGTTTTCTTTTTATTAGATCCGGTCTTCGTTCTTTTTACGCTGCTGTCGTTTGCGCTGTTGTAAACAGACTTTGAGACGCCGTTAGAATCGTACCCTATTTGAGCGCTTGCCAAGACCTCATAACTTTCCCCGCCATCTTTTAGCATAATCTTGCCTACTCGGCGACCTTCACTATCTAATAAATATAGCTCTATTTTATTCCTAGCGCGGGCATAACCTTTTTTAAGGTATAGATGGGCTTCGACCTTCCAATCTGTGAGCGCTTTAGAAAACCATTGCTGCCGGGCTGGCCCATGCCATTTTTTAGACACATTAGCCCCAAAATAATCCGCGTTATCTTTTAAGGCCACTCTTAAGGCCTGGCCTGTTGTCCTCATATCGCTATCGCTAGCTATCACGCCGTTTTCAATATTAAAGGTAAGGTTTGCAGCCGTTATTTTTGTCCAGCTTGCCAGAGTGTTACAAGCATCGTTTAGAATCCTGGGTTTATTATTGATTGGCTTGTCCTGATTTTCCTGGTCAAACCCAGCGCCTAAATATATATAACTGTCATCGTCTGAAGCTATAGCGATAGAATCTGTTTCTTCAGTAGGAACTACCGTAAAAATAGGGTAGGTTGTTGTATTTCCACCGGGCGTAATAACATTGGTTTGTTTGGTTAAAATTTGTTCGACCTTTTCGCCCAGGGCCACCCCTTCCGAAGATGAAAACTTAATAGAGAATAAAACGCTGTTATCTGACTGGCTTACTCGCTGCGGTTCGCTCACTTCTACCGGATGAACATACCAAACTACCTCGCTTTCATCCGAAAAGATCAAGGGGTATTCGTTGCCGTCGCCTGTTTGTGTAAAAAGGTTGGCTAACTCCCTCATTTTTAAAACTCTATCGCGTTCGCTGCTGGCTTCTAAAAAAACGTCAATCGTAAATATTTTAGCTCCAAAGGAAATGCCTTCGTATATAGTACCGAACATGCCAGGAATTGTTGTGGTTTGCTCGGTTGTTTCTGCTAGGATATTTCTTTTTATGTCCACTACAATTAATCCTAAGTCACTGCGGCTGTCGAAACCACAATAATTAAATTTGGTTTCAATGCTCATTTTGTTTATTTCTCCTTTCTGAAAGGCTTTGTTAAAGGATTAATGTTGATTCTTGAACAAATAAAAAAGACCACCTATAAGTGGTCTTCTCTAGTTCATCCTATGGAATTAACAAGACAAAATTTTAACTCGTTAGCTTAACATCGTTATTTCTTCATCTTTCTTAATTGAAAATATATTAAAGCAGGAAGAAAAAAGACGAGTATGTTTATTATTATTGCGGCAATTTTATGGTCGATAAACATAAAGGGTACTGATGCTATATTTATGATTAGTTGTAAATTAGGTACATCAATACCCATAATACCAAATATTACAGCACCTAACATAATACCAGCACAGCACACTACTAATATAATTAACAATGTTACTATACGTAATATTAAAATAAACGTTCTCTTTAAAAAAATTTGAAACATATAAACCTCTTTCCAACTACTTCTTATATAAAAACAATTATAGGCTACTCTCCAAACTATTAAAACAAATAAAAAACCCCGGTTTGATTCTTTAACTAAACTGCCCCGTTAGTTCATCAAGAAAATCAACAACATCCTTTAACAGAGCCTTCTGAAAAAGAAAAAGCTAAAAGCGTGTTATAAGCCTTTAGCTAGTTTAAATAGGGTATCTTCTTTGTTTTGCTGCTTCTTAGTTGCATTATATAGCTCTTTTCCGTCTAAATACGTATTATTGTCTTTTAATAGAATCTTCGATAGAAGACCAATTTGCTGCTGTAATAATTCGATTTGCGTATCCTGTTTTTTTAGTAGAGAAAAAATAAGATTATTATCGTTGTTACTAGTCTTAGTCGGATCACCAAATATTTTACTAGAAACGGCAGCCAGTAATTCTAGTGCCCTACTACGTTTGTTCGGGCTTAAAGGGATGATTGCTTCTGGTTTATTGCCTTCACCTACCATCGCCAAATGTTCCTTGGTGATGATACCGCCATTTTCATATCCATGACCATGACCAATGTATTTCAACATATTGGCTCCATAACGTGATTTAGCATAGTTCATGCCAGCCAATAAGCTGTCTAAACCATTCATTTGGTTTGTATGGCCCGGGAATGCAAAACTGCGAAATGTTGGCGGGATCACCTGGACGAGGCCACGAGCTAATTGTCCAGAGTAGTAGTTAACATCTTTGACAGCTGTGGATTGGATAGCCTTTTCATTCCCGCCCGATTCAGACTTGATTTGCCTTAACCACGCGTTCACATAATTAGCACTAGTAGGAAGGCCGTTCATTCCCAATGCCTTAATGACTGTGCCCCGCCATCTTTCAACGCCACTACCCACAGGAGCCGCATTATCCACACCGCCGAAGCCATCGAACAATGAACCGAAATAATCCACGGCTTTATTTTTTGCCCACGAAACAACGCCTTTTCCACCTGCCCATTGATTCGCAAATGTAGGGAACGTATCTTTATAATTCAGGGACTCTTTTAATTGATTCCATAACTTAGAAGGGCCTTTTGTGATGATATCGAACGCATCTACAGCCTTACCACCTAATGTTCCAATGCCGTTTAAAACTTTGTTAGAACCATTAATGATGTAATCCATGAACGAATCATCATCACCAGTACCCTTTGCAAAGCCTGGGATTGAATTAGTCGGGAAATTATAGCTGCTTAATATAGCTTTTGTTTTGTTATGGGGAAGAATCGCTGAACCCCTTGGTAAATTAACCAGTTCAGTACCGGTTGTTCCAACCAGACCGAGCCCTTTACCTGGTAAGTATCCAAGTTCCGGACCTTCCTCACCCACAAAAGATAGACCGCCTTTAAAGGGCCCTTGAAACGTTCCTTTAGCGTTTTCGGGAATGCTGCCAGGTTTAAATTTCGGAGGGGATGAGGTCTTGTCTTTATTACCAAATACACGTTTAACCCAACTAACCGTATCCTTGATGAAACCTGTTAAACCATCCCACGCTTTTCCTACTCCACTTGTTTCTTTTTGGGCATTTTCAATATTTATCTCTTTTTGTTTTTTAGAGGCCTTTACGGACGCATCTTTTTGTAGTGTTGCATTTTCTACGACGCCGTCTCTTTTCTTTTTAGCCTGATCGACGGTTTCTTTCTTTTCCTTTTTCGCGTTATCACGAATTTTTTCAAATTCTGATTTAGATATAACACCTAATTTCTCGTATTGCACTCGCGCATTGTCAACTTTTCTTTTTCGTTTTTTTTCTGCATTTTCTTTGGTTTCTTTAAATTCTTTTTCTGCTGCTTTGATCGTTTGATTCATTTCTTTTGTTGTAATATCATGGCGCTGCTTGCTTCGTCTTTTGTTTATGGCGGTTATTTCATCTTCACTTTTGGTCGTATTTTTAATTTTTGTATTATACATACGATCGTTTATTTGATTAATCTCACGCTTTTCGTCACGAGTAAGGGCTCTTTTTTCTTTAGATGCATTACTCATAATTTGCTTAACGCGCTTATTGTCTCCTGTTACTTTATCAATTTCGGCTTTATGCCTTTCAGCTAATTTTTTGAGAGCATCATCTTTATCTTTTTGGGATAAATCCTTATTGGATTTCAAAGCTTTTACCGCTTCGACACGTTCTTCCTGGTGCCGATCTTTTAAAGATGAAAGAACACTATTGGCCATGGAATTATATTGTTTGGTGGTGTCATCTTTAATCTTTTTATTAATCAAAGTATTGGATAACATGATTTGATTAAGCTTAGTTTTTGCACCGGTATATAACTTATCATACTCACCTAGTGCCTTTTGGGTCGAAGCTGAAACGCCTTTGATTTTAAGGTTAAGTGAAGCGCCTTTTTCTGCATCTTTTCCAGCTTTTTTTAGAGCTTTTTCTTTTTGATCACGTTTATCAAATACCTTGCCAATTGAAGAACCTACCTTATCTCCGACGATTCCTCCGATAATCCCGCCAGCAATACCGCCGATTGCAGTACCAATACCTGGCACAACCGAACCAAGAGCCGCACCCATTGCAGCACCACCACCGATACCACCTAAAGTGCCGCCAATACCTCCGCCAATCGATTCTTTTGTTCCAGAACCGGTAGCCAATTCATACCCTAATGCGCCGACTCCAATAACCGTTCCGATTGGGCCAGCCCCTTTTACATATTTTAAGGCTTTAGCTCCTTTGCCAACCTTCCCTGCATTTTTAGCCACTCTGCTTCCTGTAGAAACAGTAGGCGCAATAGTAGTTCCTGCAGGTGCCTTTTTGCCGCCTGCTAACCCGCCGCCACGAACGCTATTGTTACGTTGCAAGGCTGTGGTATTGGTATTAAGGGCAACCGTTTCAGCGTTTAAAGATTGAGCGCTACCCTTGGTCATGGACGTAAAACTACCTAAATTAATGACACCATTTGATAAAAATTTAAGTAGGCCAGCCCCGCCAAGTGTGATTTTTCCGACTCCAGTAACTAAACCGCCAATCCCGATGGTTAAAAATCCAAGTACCGCACCTACACCTGCCACACCCACACCAATGGCTGTCCATTTTGCGATGGAATGCTGTGTACCCTGATCTAATTTATTGAACCAGCCGACTACATCCTCAATGGTCCCGGCCACCGTTTTTATGGTCGGAATCAAGGCAGTCCCGAAGGTCGTGGCCGCACTCTCCGCCTCACCCTTCATTTTTTCAATAGAGCCCTTTAATGTGTCCATTTTAGTTTTTGCTACATCATCGGCACTAATTTTATTAATGGATACACCCATCTCGTCAAATGCTTCAGCACCTGATTTACTAGCAATCATGGCCCCTCGAATCGCATCCGAACCAAAAATGGTATTAAAGGCATTGATTTTTTGTTCTTTGGAAAGATTTTTTGTAGAATCTTGAAGAATTTCAAAAACTTCAGACATGGCTTTAACATTACCTTGCTCATCAAAGAAGGAAGATGAAAGATATCCACTCGTTTTTTGAAGTCGATTGTATTCTTTTCTCAATTTTGCCTTGGAAGCACCAGAACCAAGTTCTTGTTTGGCTAATTCTTTGAATGCCTTATCCAAATCCGGAATCGTTCTTGAAGCCGGCTGGATGCCCTTTTCCACTAAGTATTTATAGCCGGCCGTTGTATTGGTTGTCGCAATTCCTAATTCATCCATCATCGTTGCAGCTGCATCAGTCTGCGGAGATAATCGCATGATCATGGTTTTTAAGGATGTACCTGCATCCGATCCTTTAAGCCCTGCTTGTGCAAAGACGGCCAATGCTGTATTTGTATCCGCAAAGCTAAAACCAACAGGTCCTGCCACACTTGAAACCTGGGATAATGAATAATTCATTTCTTCCACGGATGTGGCGGAAGCATTTGCAGAACCGGCTAGTAAATCGGCTGCTTTTGCCATATCAATATTGTCATCTCTAAATGAATTCAACACGGTGGAGGCAATTTCAGCTGCTTGACCTAATTCCAATTCACCAGCTGTGGCTAATGAAAGGGCGGATTTTAACCCACCACTCATGATTGCATCGAGATCAACACCAGCTTTAATCAACTCTTGCATCCCGATGGCCACTTCTTTATTGCTATACTTTGTTTCCAGTCCGAGTTGATTTACAAGGCCATTCATCTGTTTTCCATACTGTTTCCACTCTTGCGGACTCATGAGTGCCTTAATGTCGGCCATAGCTTGTTCAAAATCAGCTGCTTGTTTGATGGTATAGCCTAAACCTAAACCGCCAGCTAAAGTCATGCCGCTAAAGCTAGATGAAATCGAACGGCCTGTTTCGTTTATTGTTGAACCCGTGGTCATTGCGCGATCAGATAAACCTCGTAGCTTCGATTCAGCTTTTCCGATGTCATCTGCTAACTTACCAATAGAAGGGTGGACAGTAGAGATTTTTCGATTCAGAGTGTTGAACGATGCATTCAATTTTTGTTGTTCATCCACGAGGGACTTGTATTTATTTTTGGCCTCATCGACTCTGCGATCATGCTCTCCAAATTCCCTGGTCAAATCCGCCACTTTTTTCTGTTGT
This sequence is a window from Brevibacillus sp. JNUCC-41. Protein-coding genes within it:
- a CDS encoding phage tail tape measure protein, with the protein product MIGNQPLGKMIIEMDLSSTNFTKSLTAVNRSIKSAEREMKANMAVLNNADDKYGALGKQVAGLNKIMSLNEKRIQQLNEKRKNELKTNAESSKVIQDLNKEINTAVQRQSAWQKQVKDATSKMVDYTSSTKELESELAKLKKKTDDHVESQKKSGLAFSAQKDKLKGLSDQAKIHQQIVDIQQKKVADLTREFGEHDRRVDEAKNKYKSLVDEQQKLNASFNTLNRKISTVHPSIGKLADDIGKAESKLRGLSDRAMTTGSTINETGRSISSSFSGMTLAGGLGLGYTIKQAADFEQAMADIKALMSPQEWKQYGKQMNGLVNQLGLETKYSNKEVAIGMQELIKAGVDLDAIMSGGLKSALSLATAGELELGQAAEIASTVLNSFRDDNIDMAKAADLLAGSANASATSVEEMNYSLSQVSSVAGPVGFSFADTNTALAVFAQAGLKGSDAGTSLKTMIMRLSPQTDAAATMMDELGIATTNTTAGYKYLVEKGIQPASRTIPDLDKAFKELAKQELGSGASKAKLRKEYNRLQKTSGYLSSSFFDEQGNVKAMSEVFEILQDSTKNLSKEQKINAFNTIFGSDAIRGAMIASKSGAEAFDEMGVSINKISADDVAKTKMDTLKGSIEKMKGEAESAATTFGTALIPTIKTVAGTIEDVVGWFNKLDQGTQHSIAKWTAIGVGVAGVGAVLGFLTIGIGGLVTGVGKITLGGAGLLKFLSNGVINLGSFTSMTKGSAQSLNAETVALNTNTTALQRNNSVRGGGLAGGKKAPAGTTIAPTVSTGSRVAKNAGKVGKGAKALKYVKGAGPIGTVIGVGALGYELATGSGTKESIGGGIGGTLGGIGGGAAMGAALGSVVPGIGTAIGGIAGGIIGGIVGDKVGSSIGKVFDKRDQKEKALKKAGKDAEKGASLNLKIKGVSASTQKALGEYDKLYTGAKTKLNQIMLSNTLINKKIKDDTTKQYNSMANSVLSSLKDRHQEERVEAVKALKSNKDLSQKDKDDALKKLAERHKAEIDKVTGDNKRVKQIMSNASKEKRALTRDEKREINQINDRMYNTKIKNTTKSEDEITAINKRRSKQRHDITTKEMNQTIKAAEKEFKETKENAEKKRKRKVDNARVQYEKLGVISKSEFEKIRDNAKKEKKETVDQAKKKRDGVVENATLQKDASVKASKKQKEINIENAQKETSGVGKAWDGLTGFIKDTVSWVKRVFGNKDKTSSPPKFKPGSIPENAKGTFQGPFKGGLSFVGEEGPELGYLPGKGLGLVGTTGTELVNLPRGSAILPHNKTKAILSSYNFPTNSIPGFAKGTGDDDSFMDYIINGSNKVLNGIGTLGGKAVDAFDIITKGPSKLWNQLKESLNYKDTFPTFANQWAGGKGVVSWAKNKAVDYFGSLFDGFGGVDNAAPVGSGVERWRGTVIKALGMNGLPTSANYVNAWLRQIKSESGGNEKAIQSTAVKDVNYYSGQLARGLVQVIPPTFRSFAFPGHTNQMNGLDSLLAGMNYAKSRYGANMLKYIGHGHGYENGGIITKEHLAMVGEGNKPEAIIPLSPNKRSRALELLAAVSSKIFGDPTKTSNNDNNLIFSLLKKQDTQIELLQQQIGLLSKILLKDNNTYLDGKELYNATKKQQNKEDTLFKLAKGL
- a CDS encoding distal tail protein Dit; this translates as MSIETKFNYCGFDSRSDLGLIVVDIKRNILAETTEQTTTIPGMFGTIYEGISFGAKIFTIDVFLEASSERDRVLKMRELANLFTQTGDGNEYPLIFSDESEVVWYVHPVEVSEPQRVSQSDNSVLFSIKFSSSEGVALGEKVEQILTKQTNVITPGGNTTTYPIFTVVPTEETDSIAIASDDDSYIYLGAGFDQENQDKPINNKPRILNDACNTLASWTKITAANLTFNIENGVIASDSDMRTTGQALRVALKDNADYFGANVSKKWHGPARQQWFSKALTDWKVEAHLYLKKGYARARNKIELYLLDSEGRRVGKIMLKDGGESYEVLASAQIGYDSNGVSKSVYNSANDSSVKRTKTGSNKKKTIKYKETVKVTTGKGKNKKATTKVVSKTMALPQDLDENTFTGFYGVCTFQKVGNKYSASFQKCLSNGKPTGKKWNGTYTDSTNKFGDEIAGVAVYIGKYDITEDSKGVKYKSNPAALTDLKVYEILGDTVEIVARPGDEIVINCEENKVYRNGSLFLENLYIGSEFLTMNGGIPRSFTVSPEPGSGASWWLDYSPRYN